ACGAGGGTCAACATTTGCTCGTGAATGCCACTCTGGTCCCTTAAGAAGTTTCTTTCCATAATATCCATGAAATGCGTGAAGCACCAAAAAGTTTTCCACTCATCCTTCATGATGACGTAAATGGGTGACAAAAGATCTGTCATACCCTGCACATATCCCAAGTTTGTGTTGTAAACATTATAAGTgataagaatattttgcaGATGGATCAAATGCGGGTTTTTAACCTCATCGTCAGCATCATTGCTTTCATCATTCGCCGGTTTGAGGCTGttatcattgttttcatttccGGAAGAGTTCTGTGGCAATGGAGGTAATCCATCAGTGGTGTTATATTGGAATATTTTTAAGTTTCTATCACACCTTCTTACGTCTTTAGATATTCTAAATAATTGATCGTTCCAGTACTcctcttcgtcttcattgTCGAACTGTAAAAATTCCTTTGACCAGGTTAGTTTCAGTTGATCATAATCCGCAGCTAAACTTTGGTTAATTTGTAACCTTTCATCTTGAGAAGAGTCCCAGGGATGTATTTCTAAAAGAAACCCCCAAACTTTGGCTCTCAAACTGTCATTTTCTAATCCACCATGGAATATGAAATCTTTAACTTCGTTTACCGTGACTCTCAGCCTTCCATCGTTCTCGTCCCACAGTGAATTCCATTTCGCTTCCGTTAGAGGAAATTGTCTTTGCAGGGCATTATTTATTTCCGTGTCACTTAGCTCATCAGTTAAATTCAGGTCGTTAAAAATGTTACTTCTATACGAATCAAAAAGCTTGTTCTGCTTTTGGTATCTCTCAGCCTCCTGTTTCACCCCCAATGACCAGTTTGCCAAATATACTCTTGCCGAATCATaatcttgttcaatttgTTTAACCTTTTCGTTATTCAGAAGCTTTTGCAAGTATTCGTTTTCAATTTGCGATTTTTGTAAACTTGAGTTATTAGTTAACCAACTATCAATAAAATTGGTTGACTTTGTGGTCACATCTGCTATCTTACTCATTACGTTCCACTTccattcttgaaatttttcgtTTAGTTTTACACCAGCCGTAGCAGGTTCATGCGTAGCTTCGCTTGGATTTTTATAACTTTCCAATAGATCCTTAGAGACAAAGTTTCTCAAATCATTTAAAGTCGGATTTACCAGCCAAAATTCCGGTTCCaagtttgattttttcagttcCATAAGTTCATTAATTTTGTTTCTCAAATCTACGCCACCCCAATACAATTCATCTGAATCATCGAATGGATTCATAGATTTACGTAGTCTTTTCAACTTGTCCGTAGTTGATGCACAGAGCTCATCATGGAAAAACAATACCGGTGGTTGAAATCCTGTAAATTGTTCTGCCAAAGGATATATTACCAGAGACCCAACATACCAACCATTTGGGCTAGGTGGTCTAAATTGGGCGCAGTATATTTGTGACAGAGCAATCTCGAAAGCTTGACTTGAAGAGTTGACAAGATTACTAAAATCTATTGAATTCTCAACAACAAATGGTGTAGAATTTGGACACATACCCACTTTAGATTCATGTTTTAGTAGTTTTGAGATCTCAGAGGAGGAAAAGCCAGCTTCCGGTATATATTGGAGGATTGTTTGATGAGGCAGCTTGCTGGGCTCCAAAGTGAGTAGCAGAACACCTGCGATATTATCTCTGGCATCACTTGTCGGATGTAGAAACACTTTAGATTTGCAGAATAATATTTTACTCATTAGGGGATGTGTGAATGGCTCTTGTGAAAATACGCTTGATATGATAATCTATAGTTGAGAATTAGACAGTATATTCGGGCAGAATAAATTGGCTTGTAATATGACAAGCTGTTAGAAAGTTTTTAAATGTCTTTTTCCAATACGCCTCTTTATATAGAGTAAAACTTTGCCCcatatattattgtttaaGCCTCTcggattttcttttcacatCTTGTGGGGCTTCCCGCCTGAGTTAGAAATATTGACTTATTGACTATGGAGAAATAAATACAACAATCAATAGTATTAATAAGACAGAAAGAAAAGCCCAAGATTGTTTCAACTATGTATCAAGGCCCACCACAACCGCCTCCCCAAGCTGTGCCGATTCCGTTCGTTGTAAATAACAACACTCCCTATCCTAGTGGAAATATTAACTTCCCTCCCACCGCGCAACAGAGTATACCGCCCACAGTATATCCACAACAAGTACCGTTCTCAGGTCAGCCACAGGGGGGTCAATTTCCACAGCCTTCACCTGACCAGCAAGTGTTCAGCCAACCACCACAAGTGACTCAATCTTTCCACAGCTCTACACAGAATGTCAGTGCAACCGGAGGTGCAAACAGCGGGTCTATGCCAGTGTATACACCCGTAACATCCATTCCTCATCCCATGGCAACGGCAGCAACGGCAGGTACATCTCTGCAACGATCTATGTCCCAGACGTCTTTACCAATGCTACTCGTTCCATACCatataagaaaatatttatcTAACCTAGCAATGTTAAAATTGTACgaaataataaatgaaattaATACGGCGGTGGGTACGATTGGTCTGCTTTCATTCTGGACAGAACTTATATCAGGTATTTTTACCCCTGATGCTGTTATTAGATACAGCAAAAAGTCTATGACAGATTACAGagaatttgaatttattaTCCCGGTGTTCTCGGTAATTTGCTCCACACTAGGCAGATTTGGCATTGTAAGAATGGAAATTAAAGTACTACAATTGAAAACACAGGTTCTAAGTAATTccacaatttttttcaactgtcCCCGTGCCTCATTTGTTTATTACTATCCTGATGGTTCATATATCACGCATTTCGCACAGATAAAAGGTGCTTTCGACTTGGACCTGAAAATTAATTGGTTGGATATATCGATGCATAGTTTTGTCCCTGATATTGAATGGAATGCAGTGGAGAGGCTTTTTAGTGATGAAACCAAGTCGGTagaaattgaacaaatattttccaaattgAAACAAGATGATGTCAAAGATCAAGGTAATTCTTTCGCAGAAAACGATGGAGCGAATGTACCTCGAAACTTTGAAGCCATAACTCAACTAAGATCATATTTTGACGTATTTAGAAACGTATCCGTATTCGGCACTCAAGAGGGGTTGATGAGGGTCATGCAAATTAGTACTGTCATGTCTACTCTGAAGAAACTTCGAAAGTtccaaattgaaaaaaacattgatAGTCCTGTGACTGCCCTAAGTGCGTATATTGACGCCGATAAGGACATTGGGAACGAGCCCTTACATACAAAAAGGCGACGCAACAGTGGTATCTCTCCTCACACCACAACATTGGTACCAAACAGTACTTCCAATACGATCAATGATGAGCCTTCAACCAGTGATGTAAATGATATTAACAATGaagtgatgaagaagaaaaagaagttcTAAGGGAAACACCCTCCTCACTTTACTTACTGAAGGTACTGAAAGAATTGCATGGGGCGCGCCGAAGGAATGAGACATGATAGCAGTAATCGAGGAATGTAGCATAAGGTACAGACGGGACGGGACTGTATAATTACTGTATAGAAAGATATAATATAATGGttatttgataaatattATTTCCGGGTAACACATCATAATAGTATTTTAAACTTCGAATTCAGATAAAAGTCAAAGCATATAAAATTGTTCCCGAACAAACATAAAGGTGCCCTAGCTGCAGATTAAGTAACTAATCCAATACAGAGCAGGCGAAATATGATCTCGGATGAACAGTTGAACTCCTTGGCCATCACCTTCGGTGTCGTGATGATGACTTTGATTGTCGTTTACCATGCTATCGACTCTACCATGTCTCCTAAGAAGTAAGATAGAACAACGGGGTGGtgaactttttctttattgaacATTAATCTTGACGTCTTTCTGCAAAGATCTCATtaataagataaaggaGTAGATTGTGATCGCTGTTacattgttttttctcctcatttttttccttttgggGAATTCGAGCAAAAAAGTATACAGATAAATACGTTTTTGGGGTGAGCAACACATCGGCCCCAGTTActtttgtatattttaaTACTATTGTTAATAAACGAGTTCCTATACATATATTCAACATACACCCTAGAAATTTTCTTCGCCTAGTATATCTTTTGCACAGCTCTCTACCTGGTACAGAGCTTCGGAAATATCCGTAAAAGCTCTTGCAAATGCAATGCCATGAACTTCGGTCCAATGCATTTTCTCACTATCTATTTCAGAGCTGTTGGCAACAGAGGGTAGTGGTAACTGTTGTTGCCCTGAACTTGAAATCTTCTGGTGGtatattttcttaaatAGATTCTTCTCCATGGAGTTGCATCCTGAGTTTATATTTGAATGTGATTGGTCCTTCATTTCACTGAACTTCTTAATGAAGTGGTAAAGTTTTTTACGTGACATAATTGGATTTGGTAAGTATCGCGGGATCTTGTTTTTTGACCTGAAACAATTGGATAAGatgtaaaaaatgaaaatcacTGATGAAACACTGTCCCTCCGTAACGATAGTAAAGCTCTCGTagtttcaatatcaaaatcCTGGTcccaaatttcaaaaaaagcacCTGAGATTCTAGCTTCAATTATCTTGGATAACAAGAATTGACATGAATCTATCAGACTTGAGTACTTGTCAGGATTAAAGTTGGAGATAATAATCGGCTCTTGACGtgcctttttcaaaagttctcTAATTGCTTCAAGGCTTTGAGTCAGTCTGACTTCACGAATGTGAGAAAAGGCAAAAGTTAAATCAGTGGGTGCATCGTCTGCATCCCTGTATAAATAACGGTCAGCCACAGTTTGGTAAGATTGTCCCAAATGTGCTAGTAAGGATGAAATACTATCTCTTAGTTCTGTTCTAGCTCTAAAGGGCCACACTATCCAGTTGATTGGAATGGAAACCAATATCCCGATTATAAGTGCTAATCCGGTAACCCACGTACTTTTCCATATTCCAGCGGTGGTTAAATTATACTGTCTCTCAGGCTTGCTGTACGGTTCAAGAGCAATCACTGTAAAGCACATTAGCGCAGTGAAGCTCGATTTGGTATTTCTATAGACAAGAAAGTTGATGCTAAAAGGAACCACGATCAGTCCGGCAAATGTACAAATCACGTATGGGCTACCGAAATGTCTGGATTGGTTTGCAGCCCACCCCCAAAAGATACCTACTATTCCACAGATTAGTCTTCTCATTACCAGCGTCCATTTACCCGAGTACCTTCTATGTGCtaacaaataaaatgttAGCGGCGCCCACCAACAATGGTATTCTTGATACCAGCGATAGGATTCAGGCAACCAAGTTGGTAAGCACAAAAATATCATGCAAAAAGTAACTTTTAACGTCCATTTACACTCATCGCCAGATAAAACCCTGCTTAATTTCCATAATTTAAACCTCCAAGGATTTTGAGTAGTATGAAAGTTAAAGTCATTGTGATCAATTGCTCTTATAGAAACGACATGGTTATTACCGCTCTGCGATTTTTTGTCACCGTCTTTTGAATCGAGTTTCAATTCCTCTTCGCCTTTGTTATACTTATGTCTAGATGTGTAAGTGTTGTAAACCCTTTCAAATATCTCATCGACGTCACGTTTGGCTTCAAAATAATGGAGAACATTCCCTGCACCTTCATCGAGAACACACTGTTTGGGTAATCTCGTCAGAGCACGAGAGAGCGGATAGGATGGAAGAGCTATTCTCCAGTGAATATTTTCGCCAAGAACTTGACAGTCATGGATGACAGTGACTAATTGCCTTGCGGAGTTTCTGAGGTatcttaaaaaaagaaaaatgtcaaCAGactcttcatcatttaaCAGTTCctgtgaaaaaaaactagaaTTAACGAAATCCTTGTAACAAACATCTAGTTTATAGATTTTCCTCTTTAATTTAGAATGTGAGTGACACAATATCTTAACGCATTCAtccaaattatttttttgatgtgGAGAttcgaatttttttagtactCTGGATAGATTCTCCAGAACGAAGATCATCTCCAGTATTAAATTGAAGATgcttttggaaaaggatGCTTTAAGGGCATTGATGTAGATCTCATTCTTCAAGAATCCCGAGCCAACTGGTTTGAAGGCGTTGGGCgtattttctcttgttgGAACGGCCGAAGATTCAGAACTGGCACTTGCCTCTTTGCTTGGACTAATGGAGTCTGATCTAtacttttccaattcttgatacattttcttcaattcaacatcattgaaaattttcgGAGCAATAGGCAACACTCTTAGAGAAGTTTCCATTGCAGTTAGGGAATTTCTTAAGCTCTTCAAAGATTGAAGATCAAATCTGGAAATTGTCAATTGATTAACGAAATCCCTAAATCCTTGAGATAGATCAATATTTAGGGTTTTCACCATTTTTACTTGGGCCAGGTGTACTTTCTCTTTGGATTTGATCAACTCAGTATCTACTAACGTCATTAAAAAAGCCTTTGAAGTTTGTAGACACTCGTTATAATGTTCCATCAATTCGGCATTACCACTGTGTGGTGATACACAGACACAAACCAAGAGGGATAGTAAAAGGCCAAATAGGTAGGAAATTCCAAAATCCCAAAATATCTGCCATTTCAAATCAAGCTTAGACGAGGCCAAACGAACTGTATGGGTGAATATAATTGAGATGGAAAACGAAGTTgtgaaatagaaaaacCGACGATAAATGGACCTTAGCCAAATGGCAAACAAGAGGGCCATGGTAAGactttgaaataaaatACCTCCTTGGTAATTGGCAGTTGGTTTTGTCGCTGTAGAAACGTACCAAGCCAAAGCAGACCATCCAAGGCCAAAACTTGCACCGATTATGGAGCTTGCAGTCATTTCCAACTGAACACCAATGTTTCTGACCGGATGATGTATAAGCACTGCGATGGGGAGGAAATATCTGAACTCATGGCCAATCCACTTACCAGAAGGTCTGATAACGCAAATCACGATTGCAATGAAATAGGCaatgaaaaacttgaataTAGATACACCATTCTCCCTGAGATCCCTAGGAAAATGGACGATCGGCCTGTAGATGACAGTCCACATGTATTGCGAAAACTTGGCAAAAGTTGACTGCAAATTTTTCCCTGCAGAGCCTATCTCGTCATCAACACCGCTGTTAAGAAATCTAGCTTTGCCATCTGGTTTGGTAAAAGCAGCATCGAAAAACCCGTCTCTCAACTCTTCCAGCCCAAAGTCTTCCACTTCCTCCCAATGTTTGTCCTTAGTCAAATTTTCCAGCCGCATTTGTGACAAAGATGCCACCGACTGTTGCGGACTTCCCACAAAGTTGTGCTCGCTTATGCCAGTTGGCTGCTTATAGTTAAGTTCATGTATTGACCTAAGTGACGTTTGGGAATACGAACCCTTGACAATATCAGGATCAGGAGTGGGACTTCGATCACGCTCATATCTATTCATGAGGCACTATTACAACACCAGCACTATACTGTATATGCTTTCCCTAGTGGAGCACAaagcaaagaaagagaaactttaaattgatgaaagtaTTGTCGACTCTTAAGCCCACCTTGCTGTACGTTTGCGTACATCTTTACATAATCATCTTCGACATTGTATCGCCTTTCAGCTAAAGATTTTGTCTATTAGACACCTTATCGAAAACCTAGTCCTGTTTTTAGGTTTcatgtatttttcatttttttttttaggttACGCAGTCATTTATCTAGGTCATTCATAGGGCTTTTATCATTTAGAAAACTTATGATACTCAATATAACAGAAAGACAGTTTTATTTACATTAATACAGAAAAGGGTTCATCGAGGAGTCTCTGAGATAAGCGCTTGTTAATATTAATTTGCGAATAGTGGAGATGGCTACAGAACCATGGTATATTAGGCAGCGTGATACAGATCTGCTCGGCAAATTTAAGTTTATACAGAATCAAGAAGACGGGCGATTAAGGGAAGCTACGAACGGCACAGTGAATTCCCGATGGTCACTAGGGGCCAGTATAGAATCTCGTAACGACGCTAGAAACAGGTACGTGAATATAATGCCGTATGAAAGAAACCGCGTCCATCTGAAGACTTTGTCCGGAAATGATTACATCAATGCTTCGTACGTCAAAGTGGATGTCCCTGGACAGAGTATCGAACCAGGATACTACATTGCCACACAAGGTCCCACGCGAAAAACGTGGGAGCAGTTTTGGCAGATGTGTTATCACAATTGTCCTTTGGACAACATTGTCATTGTCATGGTTACTCCCCTAGTCGAGTATAACAGAGAGAAGTGCTATCAGTACTGGCCTCGCGGTGGTGCGGGCGATATGGTTAGAATCGCTCCACAATGGCAAAACCCAGGTGGTGCCAGTGACATGACTCAGTTTCCTTCCGACTTGAAAATAGAGTTCGTCAATGTACACAAGGTGAAGGACTATTATACGGTCACCGACATTAAATTGACACCTGCGGACCCTAGCGTTGGTCCGGTAAAGACAGTACATCACTTCTACTTCGATCTTTGGAAGGATATGAACAAACCGGAGGAAGTGGTCCCCATAATGGAATTATGCGCTCATTCTCATAGTTTGAATTCCCGTGGGAACCCTATTGTTGTGCACTGTTCTGCAGGTGTGGGAAGAACAGGGACATTCATTGCTTTAGACCATCTCATGCATGACACATTGGATTTTAAAAGTAGTACAAAAAGTACGAGGCATCCAATTGAAGCTACGGAGGAGTACAAACGGGATTTGATCGAACAGATCGTGTTACAATTGCGTTCGCAAAGAATGAAGATGGTGCAGACAAAGGATCAGTTCTTATTTATCTACCACGCCGCCAAATATCTCAAAAGTCTTTCGGCTAAATAGTAGACAGCCACATAAAAGTCTTTAATGGTAAACACATCAACAATAATGTATTTAATCCTTATAACTTGAGTCTCCATTCGTTGCCATGGGAACATAGCCCGTACATTGCAGTTATTATTCAGTCATCTTATACGAACATTTATTAATCaatccttttttttttcatttggcacgcaactgaaaaaaaaaaaaaaaaaaagaaaaatttttcatcttcgCTCGAcgtttcttttgaagatctcatctctttttatataaagATTAATTAGTTATGGTGATTTTGTCTTTCATTCTTAAAAAatgtttcttgtttttggATTTTCAACTCCCCCAAGATCATTACAGTATTTTAATTGAACAAAATGGCTGAAGGTGTTTTCCAAGGTGCTATCGGTATCGATTTAGGTACAACCTACTCTTGTGTTGCTACTTACGAATCCTCCGTTGAAATTATTGCCAACGAACAAGGTAACAGAGTCACCCCATCTTTTGTTGCTTTCACTCCAGAAGAAAGATTGATTGGTGATGCTGCCAAGAACCAAGCTGCTTTGAACCCAAGAAACACTGTTTTCGATGCTAAGCGTTTGATTGGTAGAAGATTCGACGACGAGTCTGTTCAAAAGGACATGAAGACCTGGCCTTTCAAGGTTATCGATGTTGACGGTAACCCAGTCATTGAAGTTCAATACTTGGAAGAAACTAAAACTTTCTCCCCACAAGAAATTTCCGCTATGGTTTTGACCAAGATGAAGGAAATCGCTGAAGCCAAGATTGGTAAGAAGGTTGAAAAAGCTGTCATTACCGTCCCAGCTTACTTTAACGATGCCCAAAGACAAGCTACCAAGGATGCTGGTGCCATTTCTGGTTTGAACGTTTTGCGTATCATCAACGAACCTACTGCCGCTGCTATTGCTTACGGTCTAGGTGCTGGTAAGTCCGAAAAGGAAAGACACGTTTTGATTTTCGATTTGGGTGGTGGTACTTTCGATGTTTCCTTATTGCACATTGCTGGTGGTGTTTACACTGTTAAATCTACTTCCGGTAACACCCATTTGGGTGGTCAAGATTTCGACACCAACTTGTTGGAACACTTCAAGGCCGaattcaagaagaagactGGTTTGGACATCTCCGACGATGCCAGAGCTTTGAGAAGATTAAGAACCGCTGCTGAAAGAGCTAAGAGAACTTTATCTTCTGTCACTCAAACTACCGTTGAAGTTGACTCCTTGTTCGATGGTGAAGATTTCGAATCCTCTTTGACTAGAGCTAGATTTGAAGACTTAAACGCTCCATTGTTCAAGTCTACTTTGGAACCTGTTGAACAAGTTTTGAAGGATGCTAAGATCTCCAAGTCTCAAATTGACGAAGTTGTCTTGGTTGGTGGTTCTACCAGAATTCCAAAGGTCCAAAAGTTGTTGTCTGACTTCTTCGATGGTAAGcaattggaaaaatctATTAACCCAGATGAAGCTGTTGCATACGGTGCTGCTGTTCAAGGTGCTATCTTGACCGGTCAATCCACTTCCGATGAAACCAAAGACTTGTTGTTGCTAGATGTTGCTCCATTATCTCTAGGTGTCGGTATGCAAGGTGACATGTTTGGTATTGTTGTCCCAAGAAACACTACTGTTCCAACTATCAAGAGAAGAACTTTCACCACTTGTGCTGACAACCAAACCACAGTTCAATTCCCAGTTTACCAAGGTGAACGTGTCAATTGTAAGGAAAACACTTTGTTGGGTGAATTcgatttgaaaaacatcCCAATGATGCCAGCTGGTGAACCAGTCTTGGAGGCTATCTTCGAAGTTGATGCTAACGGTATCTTGAAGGTTACTGCCGTCGAAAAGTCCACCGGTAAGTCCTCTAACATTACTATCTCTAACGCTGTCGGTAGATTGTCTTCTGAAGAAATCGAAAAGATGGTTAACCAAGCCGAAGAGTTTAAGGCTGCTGATGAAGCTTTCGCTAAGAAGCACGAAGCCAGACAAAGATTGGAATCTTACGTTGCTTCCATTGAACAAACTGTCACCGACCCAGTCTTGTCTTCTAAATTGAAGAGAGGTTCTAAGTCCAAGATCGAAGCTGCTTTGTCTGATGCTTTGGCTGCTTTGCAAATCGAAGACCCATCTGCCGATGAGTTGAGAAAGGCTGAAGTTGGTTTGAAGAGAGTTGTCACCAAGGCCATGTCTTCTCGTTAAGATTGCATTCATCACGTATATATGAATATTACTTATATTGTATATAAATCTTGTTTTCTCTTAACTTTGTATCcttaataaaataaattcACAAGTATCACAATTAAAAGtatttattttccttttgcaTACGTTTTTTAACAGAACGTAGCGTAGCTGATACCTCTGAGGAAAGCTGTTCAAGAATGAACAAAGgtattataaaaaatgaaataaaacCTCCTAGATATTGATTCTGAAatttaataataaaaaaaaaattggagcAACGAGAATAAttagttttgtttttatgaATTTAATacaaagaattaaaaatagCCATTATCAtccaaaatattaaaatttACAAATAATACATACGTTTTAATCTATCTTACAAGCCCTAACAAATTCTAACCCCAGCATTAGTACTACAACTCTTATGTGGCCCACGGACAGCATCAAACTGTAGAATTCCACCACATTTCAAACATTCTGGCCCTTTAACTGGCAAGCCTTCAGGAGTTATACCCAATTTCTCACCTTTATCCTTTGCCTTTTTCACTTCACGTGCCTCGGGTACGTACTTGCAATTTATACAGTGATGACCACTGAACTTGTATCTTCCATAACATCTAGCACATACTCGATTTTTACCACTCCAATctttataaaaatatttaaTTCCCTTTCTTGGGCAGGCAATACAGtgcttcaaatttttcctttgtgaTATTTTAAGTTGTTCACCCACACAACAGCCACCACATGATTTCACTTCTATTTTATTACCTAGCAAATAATTCTTATGGCCCTCTATGACAAGGCCATATACGGTACCCTCACCTTGAAAATCATCTGTGAACCCAAAATATACAGGATTTCTTTTCACAGTTATGGGAGCTTCCCTTGTTTTATGACCACTTCGGCAATATGACAAAACGTTTTGTAATGTTGTTCCTCCAGCAACATTACAATCATACGTAAATTGACATTGgacttttcttccttcaaTAATCTCCTCCCTAGCTGATCTGGTTGTCACAGTGGCAGACATTCCAAGAGACCTTGAAATATGAACAATTCCGTCCATAATAGATGAGTAAACAGTTTGAATCGCTATCTTATAAGATTCTGGACCTTCGCCCTTTTTCACGACGTATCCATCTGAATCAATCAAGCCGGCCAAGAATGCCTCACGAACTTCTATATGCTCACCGTACATAAATTCCGGAATCTGCTTTTCTCCATCAAGATCCCTtttaaatttcaaagtgGTGACAGCTTTCCAAAATGGGTTATTTTTCCTTAAATTCCTAgtcttcttgttttcacCTGGACCATCGCCATAATGAAGTCTTACGTGTTTGGCACGCAGAGGGCTATGATCATCACAGACTGTGAGGTAGAGACCCCAAGTTTTAGCATGTTCTCTTAAACTCTCCATTAGTTTAGGGTCCAAACTATCTACTGAGATCTCTGGTTCCTTTGTTGTACCGTCACCTAGCCATAAACCCAGCATCCAAGCCATACTTTTCACGGCAGGAGTCACAAGGTCGTTGCATCCTGTGAGAAATTTAGATAGAACTCCATTTCCTGTGACAACGGGACTGAAACGTATGCAACTGGAAATTCTCAATTGAGCATCCAGGTAGTCTAAATCTCTGActtcaatatcaaagtTGAAATAATCTCCTTTTGAGCGCTCCATTTCTTCTATAAAGCGCTTCGCCGCATATTCGCCATCTACAGTCATCGGAAATGTCTTGTGATGGTTTTTTGGAactgttattattcttcCGTCCATTGTCTGACATTGCTGTAGGTTTCTCCATCTCACTTTATATTTCGTGGCATTTCTACcacttttttccaacaatGGTTTAGTAGGTACCCTAACTGATAATTTATGGCCTGCAGTGCATTGAAAGGCAAGGCGCTGATAAACTGTTCTACGTCTAGGGTCTAACCTCCCAGGTTCACCTTCAAAAGCTCTGTGCTTTGTTTTTTGCTGAATATTATAAATTTTCTGGTAACTCTGTGTGACGTTTTCAACGCGGGCGGCAGAGCCATCTGTGCACATAACAAAAGAGTTAACAGTGACATTTGCTATATCTTTAATTTCACCATTTGCCATCAGGATAGTTGTGTTCTCAGAAAGCATTTTTGCAGTTTAAATAAAAGTGATTGCTGTTTGTAGGGATACAGGTTTGAATTTTATGATTACAATAGTAAAAAGTAGCCATTTAGAATAGGAATTGAATAGAATTCTTTGACTTTAAATAATGAATATCTAATAGTACAATGGGAAACTTCAATAGGCTTCAACGGTCCTCAATTGAGCAGAAAGGGCGGTCTGCGACTTTAATTGAAGATATCTAAAACTTTTCGTGGTTATACATCTTGTAAAACGTCTAGCCCGTACCTAATT
The Saccharomyces mikatae IFO 1815 strain IFO1815 genome assembly, chromosome: 4 genome window above contains:
- the HO gene encoding Hop (similar to Saccharomyces cerevisiae HO (YDL227C); ancestral locus Anc_2.42), whose product is MLSENTTILMANGEIKDIANVTVNSFVMCTDGSAARVENVTQSYQKIYNIQQKTKHRAFEGEPGRLDPRRRTVYQRLAFQCTAGHKLSVRVPTKPLLEKSGRNATKYKVRWRNLQQCQTMDGRIITVPKNHHKTFPMTVDGEYAAKRFIEEMERSKGDYFNFDIEVRDLDYLDAQLRISSCIRFSPVVTGNGVLSKFLTGCNDLVTPAVKSMAWMLGLWLGDGTTKEPEISVDSLDPKLMESLREHAKTWGLYLTVCDDHSPLRAKHVRLHYGDGPGENKKTRNLRKNNPFWKAVTTLKFKRDLDGEKQIPEFMYGEHIEVREAFLAGLIDSDGYVVKKGEGPESYKIAIQTVYSSIMDGIVHISRSLGMSATVTTRSAREEIIEGRKVQCQFTYDCNVAGGTTLQNVLSYCRSGHKTREAPITVKRNPVYFGFTDDFQGEGTVYGLVIEGHKNYLLGNKIEVKSCGGCCVGEQLKISQRKNLKHCIACPRKGIKYFYKDWSGKNRVCARCYGRYKFSGHHCINCKYVPEAREVKKAKDKGEKLGITPEGLPVKGPECLKCGGILQFDAVRGPHKSCSTNAGVRIC